The sequence CCAGGCACCGGCGAAGGTGACCAGTTGATCAGCGGTTTCGGCGTAGCCCTCGTAGGGGTGGGTGCCGTGCCCGAGGACGATCCGCAGCCCGTCGCCGAGGCCCCGCAGGGTGTCGACGACCCGGCGCACCGCCGCGAGTTCCCCTTTACCGGCCGGGGCGTCCGCCAGGTAGAAGCCGCCCACCCCGTACCAGTCCCGGAAGCGGTGGGCGTCGGAGACCAGCTCGCCGAAGGACCGTTCGCCGTCCCGCATCGCGAGATGGCCGAGCAGCCGGTGGCCCGAGTCGCCGGTGTTCCGGAGCCGGGCGGCCACCTCCGAGCAGTGCGGGTCGGGACGGCCGCCGGGGCCGTCCGTGACATTGAGCACGGCCCAGTGCAGCGGGGTGCCCGGGCGGGTCAGCTCGGCCCATTCGACGGGGGCGAGCAGCGGGTGCGCGTAGCCGGGGACCCCGAGGCCCGGGCGGCCGGCGCCGGTCGCGGCGGCCGCCGTGGCCCCGGGCGGGGTGGTCAGATGCGGCATGCCGCCTCCATCCAGATGTCCGCGAGGGATTCCTCCAGGTTGATCCGGGGCCGCCAGCCGAGCCGGTCCCGGGCGGTGCGGACGTCGGCCTGCTGCCAGGCTCCGCAGCCGTCGGGGTAGGGGGGCTGGGGGGCCGAGGCGGCCAGCTGCTCGGACGTGGCCTCGGACCGGGGCGATCCGATGGTGGCGAGGCCCGCCGGCCGGCCGGGGTGCGACTGCGGGGCACCGCCGTGCGGTACGTCGAGCTCGTGCAGGGCGCCTCCGTACCCGGCGACCCGGGCCAGCACGGCGGCGGCGTCGCGCAGCCGGACCGCGCGGCCGGTGCCGATGTTGACGACGCCCTGGGCGGCGGAGAGCGAGGCGGCGTGCACGGCCCGCGCCACGTCCCGTACGTCCACGAAGTCGCGCTGTACCCCGAGCCCGCTGAGCTTGAGCTCCCCGTCCCCGGACTGCATCGCGCGGCGCATGGCCTCGGCGAGCCGGCCGAGCGGGGATCCGGCGGGGGTGCCGGGGCCGACGGGCGAGAAGATCCGCAGGACGACGGCGTCGAGCCCGGAGCCCAGCACCAGTTCGGTCGCGGCCAGCTTGCTGACGCCGTACGGTCCCCCGGGTCTCGGGACGGCGTCCTCGGCCGTCGAGGACCCGGGCTGGCTGGGCCCGTACTCGGCGGCGCAGCCGAGCTGGACCAGCCGGGCCCCGCAGCCGCTGCGGCGCAGCGATTCGCAGATGGTGGCCACGGCGACGGTGTTGTGCCGGGTGAGTTCCCGGGCCCCGCCGCGGGTGGCGCCGGCGCAGTTGATGACGACGCCCGGGTGCACGGCGTCGAGGAACCGGGTGAGCGCGCCGGGGCTGCCGGTGGCGAGGTCGAAGCGGACGTCGGCGTCGTCGCCGCGGCCGAGCGCGGTGAGCTGGACGGCGGGGTCGGCGAGCAGCCGGTCCGCGACGTAGCGGCCGAGGTATCCGTTGGCTCCGATCAGCAGCACCCTCATCGCGTGACCCCTTGTTCGGTTGGCTGGCCGGTCATGTCCTGGTTCTCCTTGCGGGTGGGTGGATGGGGCGGGGTACGGGTACGGCGCTTCGGCGTCGGCTCCGAAGGGCGTGGTGGCGGTCCGGGGGACGTGGGGACGCCGGGGGACGTCAGGGACGGGCGTGCGAGGAGGCGCGGGACAGGGCGAGCACCGCGTGGACGAGGAGCCCCGCGGCGGCGGCGACGGCCGCGGCCGGGACGGGGACGAGCGCGAGTGCCAGGGCCGCGGCGACGGGCCCGCGGTGGGCGCCGTGCCGGAGCAGCAGCCGGGTCAGGAACAGCAGCAGGGCGAGCGGTACGGCCACCGTGAGGGGTGCTCCGGCGAGCACGGCCGCCCCGGCGGCGGCCGCGGTGAAGGCCAGGACGGCTCCGGCCAGCAGCGGCCGAGCCCCGTCCGCGAACTCCTCCAGGGCCCGGCTGGCGGCGAGCCGGTGCCGGGCGCGGGCGGCGAAGGCGGCGGCGGCCAGGTGCCCGGGGGCCACGGCGAGAGCGAGACCGACGGCGAGGGCGGTGCCGTACCGGTACGCGGCCCAGCCGACGGCGGCCGCGGCGAGCAGGTGCGCGAGCCAGGGGAAGCGGCCCCCGGCGGCCCGCCCGGGCCACACCAGGGCGGCGACCGTGGCGAGCGCGGCGGCGGGGGCCGCGAAGGGCATCCCGGCGGCGGCCGCGCCCAGCGCGAGGGCTCCGGGGAGCAGCGCGCAGCCGAAGCCCCGCAGCGCGCGGGGGCCGCCGGTCACCTCGGCCGGGAGCAGTCGCGCGGGGCCGGCCGGGGCCTCGGCGCGGGCGGACCGGGCGTACAGCTCCTCGGCGAGGGAGAAGACGTCCCGGTGCCGGAAGCGCGCGGCGGTGCGGTCGGTGATGCCGTGGGCTTCCAGCCCGGCGGCGATCTCCAGCGGGTCCACGGCCCGTTCGCACAGGTCGCGGTGGCGGTGGAGCAGCGCCTTGACGGGATCCCCGGCGGCCCGCCGGGGCGCCTGCGGCGTCGCTTTGCCCGCCTGGCCGATCCCAGCCTCGCCGGGGGCGCATTCAGCCTCGGCGATCCCGGCCCCGCCGGGGGCACGTTCAGCCCCGCCGGCGTTTGAGGCGCGGGGGTCCGGGGGCAGCGCCCCCGGCAACGGCGCCGCGCCGGACGGCATCGCAAGTGCGGCGCCGCTGCCGGGGCTCCGCCCCGGACCCCGCGCCTCAAACGCCGGCGGGGCTGAATGTGCCCCCGTCGAGGCTGGGATCCGCGAGGCTGAATGTGCCCCAAGCGAGGCTGGGATCGGCGAGGCTGCGGGTGCCGCCGGCGAGGCGAGAGGCAGGGCTGACATGCCCGGGTCCACGGTGGTCATGCGGTTGCC comes from Streptomyces sp. NBC_01408 and encodes:
- a CDS encoding spherulation-specific family 4 protein, translating into MPHLTTPPGATAAAATGAGRPGLGVPGYAHPLLAPVEWAELTRPGTPLHWAVLNVTDGPGGRPDPHCSEVAARLRNTGDSGHRLLGHLAMRDGERSFGELVSDAHRFRDWYGVGGFYLADAPAGKGELAAVRRVVDTLRGLGDGLRIVLGHGTHPYEGYAETADQLVTFAGAWADYRWSQVAEWTADHPPELFCHLVHGVPRTHLEEAVRIACWQGAGTIWFTDRRGAGDRDPWASMPGYWDEIVSRIGTGVLE
- a CDS encoding NAD-dependent epimerase/dehydratase, whose protein sequence is MRVLLIGANGYLGRYVADRLLADPAVQLTALGRGDDADVRFDLATGSPGALTRFLDAVHPGVVINCAGATRGGARELTRHNTVAVATICESLRRSGCGARLVQLGCAAEYGPSQPGSSTAEDAVPRPGGPYGVSKLAATELVLGSGLDAVVLRIFSPVGPGTPAGSPLGRLAEAMRRAMQSGDGELKLSGLGVQRDFVDVRDVARAVHAASLSAAQGVVNIGTGRAVRLRDAAAVLARVAGYGGALHELDVPHGGAPQSHPGRPAGLATIGSPRSEATSEQLAASAPQPPYPDGCGAWQQADVRTARDRLGWRPRINLEESLADIWMEAACRI